AGAAGAAACTATGTGGTATGGACTGGGACTTGTAGTCCCTACCTAAACCCTCAAAATTGtccaagataaataaatataaaatattacccCTGAAAATAGTGCATAACTTTAGTTCCAATGATAGTAAGAATTATTTGCGGTATTAATAATGTGTGAGCACCCTTTGGTGGAATATAACTTGATCAAATTATAATGTCCACACTTCAAGGGTGTATCTTTTAAGTGTAGATGAGTGAGGTGGATCTGAATTACTCTGGCTGACTAAAGTTCTTGGCTAGTTGCTCATATGATGGTAGTGATGATAAGGTGCATCAGGAGATAAGTTTGAGCAATTGAAGTAAGTACTACAGCTAATTAAAGATCTTACATAGTTGCTTGTGATGATTATATTCATTTTCCAGAGATTTGATATGACATTCTACTAGTAAATCAGATGAATAGTTGTATGTTTTATTCATGAGCACAGCTggatttttttcatataaagcATGCCATGGAGGTGACATAGACTATGTATTGTCTTCTTAGTTTCCTTGATATTAAATGTCTTTATCATATTTGGGATTATAAACACTAAAATTGGATGCATACAGTAATGAAGCCAGACATCAACCATGCCACTGTATCCTGACTTATTTTACTGCAGTTGCCTGCAGTAATGGAATTTTTGACATCATGCAGTtttgaatgcattttttagtaaAACCATTCTTTGTTTCTCATTCTACAAGTGATTGTTTCCCCAGATGTTAATTGTAGGACTTAAGACCTTATGGAAAAAATTCAGCTCCCCTTCTTGTTGTTCTTATTCATAAATACTGATGCATTGTTCTGTTTCAGGGTTATACCTCCATACTGTTACTGAGACTAAGCTTGTAGTGGATACTTCAAGGGGAGAATCCTTACATATCAATGTAAGTATCATTGTGTTTTCTTGGAAATACCAGTTACGTTCTATTTCATTACTATtatcattaatatttattatgacaGTCCCTGCTTCTATATTTATGATCTCAAATATGTACTGGAAGTTGTGCTTCAATTGGAGGTTTTGGTAAATTTTCAACCCTTTTCCCATGAAAGGATCTTTTTATGCACACAACAGGAACTTGTgagatttataaaaaataactacTTATGATATtgctttaaaagaaaaaaaaaaaaaaaacactaacgACCCTGTTTTTCAATGAAAATGCAGTTTGATGTGACCTTTCCAGCCGTTCCATGTTCATTACTCAGTCTAGATGCAATGGATATCAGTGGAGAGCAACATCTGGATATTGTATGTGATGTTACTCAAAGTTGCTTCTAGTCAATTGATTTAAAGTTTTCACTAGCCATAATGCTTGCTAAGCAATGGCAGTTAGCTTGACCAATTATTTTAccccatttttattttttctgatttaattctccttagtATCTGTTTCCAGTTCCTGTTTCTGATTTATTGTGTATGCATGTCTTTAACTTGCAGAGACACAATATATTCAAGAAGAGAATTGATTCCCATGGCAATGAAATTGAAGTTAGAAAGGATGGGATTGGTGCCCCTAAGGTTAGCATAAATACTAATTTGTGCTTAGATTTCTGAAGAAACTGTGTTCAACATAAGTTGCTTAAGTTGAAcctatttttttaagaattgtcCTCTAGTGATATCCATTAGGCCCATGCACATTGCcatcccactaggtgggttgacttcatgaattctagatctccaGCCATCTCTATTCATAGCCATATCCTTTAAAAGGTCATTATATCTTATGTCATGTCTATGAGTTTCCCGCCAAGTTGtcttggtcttcctctcctTTTTCCACAAATTTCCTTCATTTTATCCACTTTTACATGTCTATGATCTAAAAAATTTTGAGGTAGGCTCAAATTGTTCAATCTTATCATTTAACCCAAAAGTTTGAAGTTtggtcttcctctccttcttttgctacaaatgttttatttacaaatatgcACTCATCATGCTGAAATGATCCTGTTCAAATGTCCCCTTTGGTACATATGCCTATTTGTgttcattttctataaaaattgaGACTGGAGTTTCAaagtatgtatatatttctGGCTGGAGTTGTCAAATGTGTATAGATGTATGACTTACGTAGTATTCAGATTATGACTTTTGATATCAACAATCTTGCAAAATGTATGCCATTGCTCTAGTAGTATATTATTCATTGTTGGTTGTAGTTGAGTGATTTCAAGGGTACTAGAACTAAAACATCTAGATTTGGTTTAAAAACATTACTTGGCATTACGGGTGGAACTGGAGACTGGCACTGTGGCTGTTTGAACTTTGAAGAAAGGTAGGATGGTTGTTCTTATCGGGAAAAAGGAGGGAAAAGTAAAACaagaatgaagaaggaaggaggaCAATTTTTAAGGTTCTTGTTTATTATTACTGAATTTTTAAGGTTCTTGACAATTTTTAAGGTTCTTGTTGgggtaagtgaaatttttaggtctttaGTGGTGGCTTGGATGCTTGTCGGTGTATTCTTTGCTTTTCAAGGTGCATAAAACCCTATGAATGGTTGTAGCAAACCAATATACCACAGTTGTCTAAAATGCTATATGGATTATGCAGTTGGTTGTGCCTGTAAAGGGGATCTGGCTTGCATGTGTTGCCAAGAGCCAAAGCCTAGTCGGTTAGCTCTTCATGGCATAAATATTTGTTCCTTTATTTGGAACTTTTGGTTGTGTTGGTGATAACAACAAAACATAGAAAGACTGGAACAACATAACATTGCATTTTTACCATACTGTAAAATAGATGACATTGTATATTAACACTCCAGCGCTTAACTAACAATTGACTTACATCTTGTTTAACTTAaatacttcttgtttttctactggtatttttttctttaggtCTCTTTGTCTGATTCTGTAATAGGCCATTAATATCAAATGGTCTAACTAAATATGGAAATATATGCTAGGTTTTATATGGTAACATAAAGCAGCATTTAAGTTAATGTTCCATAGTATGTAGGAGCATACAGTCTCAAGTTTCAATTAATGTTCACTTGACTTAGGTATAAAAATTGATGGACTGGTTCATCATAgttccaaatttttctttccatcTAATATCAGGTTTGGTTTTGAGGCTTTCTAAATGATCTTATGATGAAATCTTTGGGATGTGGAGgccagcctttctttccttcttccttttaaTGTTCTTACCTTAATGGTAGATTAAAAAAGCATCAAAGGTCcttaaaccccccccccccccccccaaaaaaaaaaaaataaaaaagagcaTAAAAAGTGACGTGGGGTGACCTTTCTTCAGGTAGTGTTTACACAAAAGCACTAGAACCTATAACAAGTTTtctgtgttgggggggggggggggggggaatttagGGATTGGTGGACCTATTATCAGGATTTGGCATTGAACCATTCTAGATGGTTTTTATGATGAATCATTTGAAGTGGATGCCCCCCTCTCCCTCTTAGATGTCATGTTCTTAATCTGTCAGTACAGTCAAAAAGCATTGAACATTTACACAAAAGTACAATATCTTGTACACAAGTGAAagaatctaaaattttaatcagaggaaaaagaaatgcaatgggAGAGGGATGCCAAGAGCATGGTTCTGTAGCCTCTTACGATAGAGGCCTAATTTTGATTCTTAATTATCAGGCAATTTGGTATTATTTGTTGTGCAGAAGTTGAAAACAATGTGATGCCTGGGATGGGGTTTCTCACCATTTACTTGCATCTTGATTGTGGTTTCATTTTGGCTTATGTTTTGTCCTCTATTGCAGTAttcaaatacttaattttttattctgaaAGAGTTCTTGGGAAATTTCATGTTTTCTCCCTTCAAGGCTACCTTGAAGGCACTTTACTTTAGAAGTTCATTCCTTTCAGCAAAGTTCCACAATTATGGTCTCTTGCACCTTATTTCTATCAACTTAAATAATGCATTGTCTTGGGGTAAGATTTTCTGTCATAAGTGTTGAATGGTAAAATATTTTGTCTCAAAACTCAAATAGGTATTCGCACATGACAAtgaaatgatattattattactatttttttggTTTACCTTCACAGATTTATTTAGGAATTCTCCCCCTTCACATTCTCTCCTACttgtcttcttttctttgttctttaaaaatttaattcattttgttGAAAATGCAGATTGAGAAGCCTCTGCAGAGACATGGTGGCAGGCTTGAGCAGAATGAAAAATACTGTGGTTCGTGTTATGGTGCAGAGATGGTAGATTAGCCTATCTTCTTTCTCGTCAAAACTTTTGTAAATACATAGATATTACTATTAAAGTGGCTAATTGGAAAAAGTGTATTGGAATATGTCTTTTGAGGGTTTGTAGCAAGTGCAGTGCTCCTGCAGTTGGAAGGgtcttatttgttttgaaattacaGTAGCAAAACTTACCTTGTTTCAAGCATCTCATTGATTAATTGAAACTTTTgtcaaatttttcttctttgcaCCATTCACTGATCACATTAAGTGAGCATACACCACCcataagtttttattttcaatcctcAGACTCCAGTTTCCTAAGTGAGCCAATTAATGTATGAATTACAAAATCCCAAATCAGGCATGAAATTTGCAGCATAAAGTATTTGAACTGATGGATGCAAGTTCCAATGGATCGTATGTATAGTAAACCCTTTTGATAACTTCAGTGCTTTAATATTAGTATGATAGAAGATAGGTGATCTCCCATACACCTATTTCTGAGATAATTTGATTTATAGGTGTGTATGTTTCCGTATATCTCAATTTTCTGCTATGAATTCTCACAAGTCTCTTATATCAGGATTTGTTTATAAGATTCTTTGTTCTCCTTTGCAGTCAGATGATGATTGTTGTAATTCATGTGAAGAAGTTCGTGAAGCTTATCGAAAGAAAGGTTGGGGGATGACAAATCCAGATTTGATTGACCAGGTTATCTTGTATGCAGCATCTTTTTTTCCGAATGCATCTTGATGCAAGCAACCATACAAAGCAACCTACAAATGTATTCGTGTTGGTGTTTGTTCTGGTTATGGAATGTTTCTATTATATGATTAACATGCTTGTTGGAGGAAGACATCTCTAAGGTCTATAAATTGGAGAGGCGAGTTTTGACTTTGTTTGAAGTTGTGTGTGTCTAGGACTGTCAGGAATCAGTGTTTAGGGGTGATATGGAATTAAAGCAAAGGTATACTGGAAAAAATGAGTTGATTTATGCTTAATTTTGGAGCTATTAATGGTTTTTCAAGGATAGGATAGgataatttttgaagaaaaagaagagtaGGAGAAATAAGACTATAAATTTTACTTAGATTACTATGAGATTAATCCTTGAGGGATGGCTGCATACAACTCACAGAACCTTCACAAATTTCATGCTAACTTCAAAATTTAACTCTCTATCAAGTGAAACCAAAGCAGTTAGAAGCAGGCAGGTTTCTTCTATGCTCCACTAAGTCCATCATTGCActttgaaaattgagaaataacTGATTAGAATATTATAGACCTGACAACAACCCGATCCTTAAGAAAATGATGAGTGCCTCTTATTGCCTTTGGGAAACAGACTATAACATTGCCTAAATATCCTTTTTCGGTTAAGAAAATCACATTTCCTTGATTACTCAACcctaataaaatataaataagtctTTCTGACAGCATTTCGGCTTACAAATTATTTGCAACTAAATTTAACTCTCCTTATGAACTATTATCATAACTTGCCCCTTCAATTCATCTTTTTTGTTGCAAACAAAAGAGGCTACAAATGGCTTCACACATAGTAAACACGATAACAACAGTTGCTTTATCCTGCCATGATATGTAGACACATCTGACCCTCTTCCTGGGTGCAACATTATGCTGTACCTTCCAGTCTGTTTTATGGTTCAGTGAACATTTCACTGTTAAAGTGAAAAAGTCAGACAGTAAACAGATACAAACATTGAACAAGTATGGTTGCTTCATGCTTTTATGCCCTTGACTGTATCACAACCTTCAGAAAATCATTGCATATGTtcatttctttacttttatttttaattctgagAAATATGACCCATGACACCAGTGCACAAGAGAAGGTTTCGTCCAAAAGGTTAAAGATGAAGAAGGTGAAGGATGCAACATTCATGGATCATTGGAAGTTAGTAAAGTGGCTGGGAACTTTCATTTTGCCACTGGGAAAAGCTTTCATCAGAATGTTCATTTGCATGAGTTGCTGACTTTTGAAAAAGATATATACAATGTAAGCTGCCAGCTCAATCTATTATCCTTTTTTAATACATAGAAGTGAATTTTCATATATAGCACTTGTGTTAAGACTCCTCAGGCagcaattattttttttcactgtCCTTTATTATCAGcgttgttgtgtgtgtgtgtgtgttttgggtGTCAAATCTAACATTTTTATCAATGTGATGGTGCTTATACAGATAAGCCACAAGATTAACAAGTTAGCTTTTGGCCACTATTTTCCAGGAGTTGTAAATCCACTTGATGGGTAAGTTTGCTTTCTCAATTTATTGGACTGCTTAATTTGATGGACATGATTGATTACACATCCTGCATTGGTCTGGATGCCTAAAGTCCATAACAAGTTAGAGGCTTTAACTTGGTTTGTACAATATGCAAGGTATTACGGGGTTTAAGGGAGGTGGAAGCCTTTTTAGTATGATGGTTGACATGATCGTGAATTATAATAGTATGGGTACACAAGCACACCACTTGGGAAGAGTGTATTAGAGGTACTACATGCTGATGGAGGAGTGGTTGCAAGCTTGGCACATGATGACTTATTTTCAAGATTCTCTGAGATAGAGCCATAGGAGGACCGTGCATTTACTGGTGGTGTGCCAATTTTACTGTGAGACTATGTCATTATCCTAGGGAGGGTTTGAGAAAATTCCTCCTGGCCTATTCACATGTCACTGCAGAAGCCAATAGTACGATTATCTTACTTGTTTGCTTGTGCCAGGTCCATTTACCACACATTTGGTGACTGAGAGTGTGCCTTGGGAATTGCCTCAAAATCTGGGCCTAAGTATTAGTGCATATGAGTACCTTGTAATGAAAAAATTCAGTTCATGCATAACAGCTGTGAGAGCATATTAATTCTTTATCCTCTCCCCTTTTATGCTTTATCAGGATTTATTGCTGCGGTAATTCATGTCTTTGAAAACCAAGTTTTCATATCGATATATATGAGGCTGTAATTTAAGTAAAATCTTGAATGTTCTATGAATTTGCAGTTCTGAGTTCAAGAAAGCCTGCTTCCATATTGTTGCTTTAGTGGTATAATAGTTGTGCATTTATACAGGGTGCAATGGGTTCAAGAAACACCAAATGGAATATACCAGTATTTTATAAAGGTCAGTATTCGTAAGGGTTCTTATATGCTTTCTTGTCACTCTTTTCTTTGTTGAACATCCTAAAAGCTAAGACAATCAGTGATGTAAGGCATATTGTGTCTTAGAAGGCGAATGTTCCAAAAGTTGTGCCACTGTTCAAACTTTCAGTTGGGTTGTCTGTTttcatgcttttgcaaattttCACTATTTCTGATTGATTTCCTTTTCATATTTCACAAAACATAGTAAACTGCATTACTAAAAG
This window of the Diospyros lotus cultivar Yz01 chromosome 5, ASM1463336v1, whole genome shotgun sequence genome carries:
- the LOC127801428 gene encoding uncharacterized protein LOC127801428 produces the protein MDRVCSKLRNLDAYPKINEDFYSRTFSGGVITLVSSFLILLLFFSELRLYLHTVTETKLVVDTSRGESLHINFDVTFPAVPCSLLSLDAMDISGEQHLDIRHNIFKKRIDSHGNEIEVRKDGIGAPKIEKPLQRHGGRLEQNEKYCGSCYGAEMSDDDCCNSCEEVREAYRKKGWGMTNPDLIDQCTREGFVQKVKDEEGEGCNIHGSLEVSKVAGNFHFATGKSFHQNVHLHELLTFEKDIYNISHKINKLAFGHYFPGVVNPLDGVQWVQETPNGIYQYFIKVVPTIYTDIRGRTIQSNQFSVTEHYKSFELGRLQSPAGVYFFYDLSPIKVTVTEGHAPFLHFVTYLCAIIGGIFTVAGIVDSFIYHGKRAVKKKIEIGKYR